A genome region from Triticum aestivum cultivar Chinese Spring chromosome 2B, IWGSC CS RefSeq v2.1, whole genome shotgun sequence includes the following:
- the LOC123041071 gene encoding uncharacterized protein: MEGLIPFVIDAIRKSHQRDSYRCASSDGSSHGGSGSRRHLIDYRELPAGAADVDANRHQGPWSEFIQAPTDVRRSEEPAAAVVAGSAYRWK, encoded by the coding sequence ATGGAAGGGCTGATCCCGTTCGTGATCGACGCGATCAGGAAGAGCCACCAGAGGGACAGCTACCGCTGCGCCTCGTCGGACGGCAGCTCCcacggcggcagcggcagcaggcggCACCTCATAGACTACCGGGAGCTGCCGGCCGGCGCGGCCGACGTCGACGCCAACCGCCACCAAGGCCCATGGTCGGAGTTTATCCAGGCGCCGACCGACGTGCGTCGCTCGGAGGAGCCGGCCGCCGCCGTGGTCGCCGGGTCGGCTTATCGCTGGAAATGA